Proteins encoded in a region of the Pieris napi chromosome 5, ilPieNapi1.2, whole genome shotgun sequence genome:
- the LOC125049833 gene encoding FK506-binding protein 59 isoform X1: protein MTVDEGIDITKAGDRGVLKRIIKEGDGTDTPGAGCQVTVHYTGTLLDGSKFDSSKDRNEPFEFNLGKGTVIKAWDIGVATMKKGEVCVLTCAPEYAYGAQGSPPKIPPNSTLQFEIEMIDWKAEDLSPAKNKGILRHIIEQGSGSDYPNDGSQVTVELEGKYGDKVFDTRTVTFTLGEGTEHNVCEGIERALEKFLKDEKSRLIIQPKYAFKSEGNKELGVPPNTPVEYVVKLLSFEKAKESWSMDGDEKLEQAKLAKEKGTEYFKGNKFMLAVKKYKKVVSLVEDMPEDTSESEENKSQAKELLVSAHLNLALVHLKVSPPHHYEAKDHATKALKLDEKNVKGLFRRGQALLGIGEAERAIEDFRAIVEMEPENKAAVKQVLLCRNTLQKQKQREKQMYANMFDKFAKHDTQVEKERAEAEVDVIGEKVGEWGKGEGEWTDEMRDRKPTDFEKENPNILLLDKDGQFENM, encoded by the exons ATGACTGTTGACGAAGGAATCGATATAACTAAAGCCGGCGATCGTGGAGTTCtaaaaagaattattaaagaGGGCGATGGAACTGATACGCCAGGTGCAGGGTGCCAGGTGACCGTACATTATACTGGAACTTTATTGGATGGTTCTAAATTCGATTCGAGTAAAGACCGCAACGAACCTTTTGAATTTAACCTAGGAAAAG GAACTGTTATAAAAGCATGGGACATTGGTGTAGCTACTATGAAAAAGGGTGAAGTTTGTGTTTTGACATGTGCTCCCGAATATGCATACGGTGCCCAAGGAAGTCCACCTAAAATACCACCAAATTCAACTCTGCAGTTTGAG ATTGAGATGATAGATTGGAAGGCAGAAGACTTAAGTCCTGCCAAGAATAAAGGTATTCTCCGGCACATTATAGAGCAGGGCTCCGGCTCAGATTATCCCAACGATGGATCCCAAGTAACAG TGGAACTCGAGGGAAAGTATGGTGATAAAGTTTTCGATACTCGTACAGTTACATTTACACTAGGTGAAGGGACGGAACACAACGTGTGCGAGGGAATCGAACGGGCACTCGAAAAGTTCCTCAAAGATGAGAAATCACGCTTGATAATACAACCAAAGTATGCCTTCAAATCGGAAGGAAATAAAGAGTTGGGAGTGCCTCCAAACACACCGGTGGAATACGTGGTGAAGTTACTCAGTTTTGAAAAGGCCAAAGAATCCTGGTCTATGGACGGCGACGAGAAGTTGGAGCAGGCTAAGCTCGCGAAGGAAAAGGGGACGGAGTACTTTAAAGGAAATAAGTTTATGCTGGCCGTTAAGAAATACAAGAAGGTGGTGTCGCTCGTAGAAG ATATGCCGGAAGACACGTCCGAATCCGAGGAAAACAAATCTCAAGCGAAAGAACTACTCGTATCGGCGCATTTGAACCTGGCCTTGGTCCACCTGAAGGTGTCTCCTCCGCATCACTACGAGGCCAAGGACCACGCGACTAAGGCCCTCAAATTGGACGAAAAGAATGTGAAGGGTCTCTTCAGACGGGGTCAGGCTCTGTTGGGCATCGGGGAGGCGGAGCGGGCGATCGAAGACTTCCGGGCGATCGTCGAGATGGAACCGGAAAATAAG GCCGCAGTCAAGCAAGTGCTGCTTTGCCGAAATACCCTGCAGAAGCAGAAGCAGCGCGAGAAGCAGATGTACGCCAACATGTTCGACAAATTCGCGAAACACGACACGCAG GTGGAGAAGGAACGCGCCGAAGCGGAAGTGGACGTGATAGGGGAGAAGGTGGGGGAGTGGGGAAAAGGGGAGGGGGAGTGGACGGACGAGATGAGGGACCGGAAGCCCACCGACTTCGAGAAGGAGAACCCCAACATCCTCCTGCTGGACAAG GATGGGCAATTCGAGAACATGTGA
- the LOC125049833 gene encoding peptidyl-prolyl cis-trans isomerase FKBP4 isoform X2, with product MTVDEGIDITKAGDRGVLKRIIKEGDGTDTPGAGCQVTVHYTGTLLDGSKFDSSKDRNEPFEFNLGKGTVIKAWDIGVATMKKGEVCVLTCAPEYAYGAQGSPPKIPPNSTLQFEIEMIDWKAEDLSPAKNKGILRHIIEQGSGSDYPNDGSQVTVELEGKYGDKVFDTRTVTFTLGEGTEHNVCEGIERALEKFLKDEKSRLIIQPKYAFKSEGNKELGVPPNTPVEYVVKLLSFEKAKESWSMDGDEKLEQAKLAKEKGTEYFKGNKFMLAVKKYKKVVSLVEDMPEDTSESEENKSQAKELLVSAHLNLALVHLKVSPPHHYEAKDHATKALKLDEKNVKGLFRRGQALLGIGEAERAIEDFRAIVEMEPENKAAVKQVLLCRNTLQKQKQREKQMYANMFDKFAKHDTQDGQFENM from the exons ATGACTGTTGACGAAGGAATCGATATAACTAAAGCCGGCGATCGTGGAGTTCtaaaaagaattattaaagaGGGCGATGGAACTGATACGCCAGGTGCAGGGTGCCAGGTGACCGTACATTATACTGGAACTTTATTGGATGGTTCTAAATTCGATTCGAGTAAAGACCGCAACGAACCTTTTGAATTTAACCTAGGAAAAG GAACTGTTATAAAAGCATGGGACATTGGTGTAGCTACTATGAAAAAGGGTGAAGTTTGTGTTTTGACATGTGCTCCCGAATATGCATACGGTGCCCAAGGAAGTCCACCTAAAATACCACCAAATTCAACTCTGCAGTTTGAG ATTGAGATGATAGATTGGAAGGCAGAAGACTTAAGTCCTGCCAAGAATAAAGGTATTCTCCGGCACATTATAGAGCAGGGCTCCGGCTCAGATTATCCCAACGATGGATCCCAAGTAACAG TGGAACTCGAGGGAAAGTATGGTGATAAAGTTTTCGATACTCGTACAGTTACATTTACACTAGGTGAAGGGACGGAACACAACGTGTGCGAGGGAATCGAACGGGCACTCGAAAAGTTCCTCAAAGATGAGAAATCACGCTTGATAATACAACCAAAGTATGCCTTCAAATCGGAAGGAAATAAAGAGTTGGGAGTGCCTCCAAACACACCGGTGGAATACGTGGTGAAGTTACTCAGTTTTGAAAAGGCCAAAGAATCCTGGTCTATGGACGGCGACGAGAAGTTGGAGCAGGCTAAGCTCGCGAAGGAAAAGGGGACGGAGTACTTTAAAGGAAATAAGTTTATGCTGGCCGTTAAGAAATACAAGAAGGTGGTGTCGCTCGTAGAAG ATATGCCGGAAGACACGTCCGAATCCGAGGAAAACAAATCTCAAGCGAAAGAACTACTCGTATCGGCGCATTTGAACCTGGCCTTGGTCCACCTGAAGGTGTCTCCTCCGCATCACTACGAGGCCAAGGACCACGCGACTAAGGCCCTCAAATTGGACGAAAAGAATGTGAAGGGTCTCTTCAGACGGGGTCAGGCTCTGTTGGGCATCGGGGAGGCGGAGCGGGCGATCGAAGACTTCCGGGCGATCGTCGAGATGGAACCGGAAAATAAG GCCGCAGTCAAGCAAGTGCTGCTTTGCCGAAATACCCTGCAGAAGCAGAAGCAGCGCGAGAAGCAGATGTACGCCAACATGTTCGACAAATTCGCGAAACACGACACGCAG GATGGGCAATTCGAGAACATGTGA
- the LOC125049831 gene encoding BTB/POZ domain-containing protein 17 isoform X1, with product MSFLTVDGPKPSTSSEKSDYIENEDLEVDNSQSVLLKIANLYAEQLMSDLVLEVGGVDYSAHRLILCASSEVFQVMLMNREWNEWRESKIVLQETPTAASVFPHFLKYFYTGQIKISYNTVLPVLSLADKYNVKDLVSLCLEYMSQHIALAAKKGQVINWMQYTMACGHTNVAKACQNFVKWNMEWVWGHADLSELEDETLLLLLQQSDLVLHNECSLYRFTVDWLHRQKQRFSHSEENACEWKQHWETLVTTVFSHIRFPMMCPSQLAKLLLCSLTQEYKEFFMEQMAIAMSYQSGQNERVAEIQESDHGRMLFTPRLYTEDIWGSILGVDNFHSLPCYHTRTFIFSTRPSVVDVAPERLSEWTVDLYPKGVWFKKSMLIAWSGTYDVPEVVLRTVRISITCQSCPDPVTCDFACEDDVRVKVGVLVWGVQNGVEHVASVVERIHRFSSQNRVLNVDGALDFDELNTPLYTPAAAASPLNKPSGRCLKCTENCDAPEPKHLLGPNRDQLRIQVVIVPLTDFCHVSAPDG from the exons atgagttTTCTCACTGTGGATGGGCCGAAACCTTCCACCAGTTCGGAAAAAAGTGATTATATAGAAAATGAGGATCTTGAG GTGGATAACTCACAGAGTGTTTTACTTAAGATTGCTAATTTGTATGCTGAGCAGTTAATGAGTGATTTAGTACTTGAAGTGGGAGGTGTTGATTATTCAGCTCATAGGCTGATATTGTGTGCTAGTAGTGAAGTCTTTCAG gTAATGTTAATGAACAGAGAATGGAATGAGTGGCGTGAAAGCAAGATAGTATTGCAGGAGACACCCACAGCTGCATCAGTCTTCCCACACTTTctcaa gTATTTCTATACAggacaaataaaaatttcttacAACACAGTATTACCTGTTCTGTCTTTGGCAGACAAATATAATGTTAAG GACTTAGTGTCACTATGTTTGGAGTACATGTCCCAACACATAGCATTGGCTGCCAAGAAGGGACAAGTGATCAATTGGATGCAGTACACTATGGCGTGCGGACATACCAATGTTGCTAAG GCATGTCAAAATTTTGTGAAATGGAACATGGAATGGGTGTGGGGTCATGCAGATCTTTCAGAGCTGGAGGATGAAACCTTGCTGCTTCTACTACAGCAGAGTGATCTAGTTTTGCATAATGAATGCAGTTTGTATCG GTTTACAGTGGACTGGCTGCACCGGCAGAAACAAAGATTTAGTCACTCGGAGGAAAATGCCTGTGAATGGAAACAGCATTGGGAGACACTAGTTACCACCGTCTTTTCACACATTAG GTTCCCAATGATGTGTCCGTCTCAGCTGGCCAAGCTGCTGCTGTGCAGCTTGACGCAGGAGTACAAGGAGTTCTTCATGGAGCAGATGGCCATCGCCATGAGCTACCAGTCAG GTCAAAACGAGCGAGTCGCCGAGATTCAAGAGAGCGATCACGGCCGTATGTTGTTCACTCCTCGGCTTTACACGGAAGATATTTGGGGTTCGATTCTCGGCGTGGACAATTTTCATTCGCTGCCCTGCTATCACACGCGCACGTTCATATTCTCGACGCGGCCCAGCGTG GTGGACGTGGCACCCGAGCGCCTGAGCGAGTGGACGGTGGATCTGTACCCGAAGGGGGTCTGGTTCAAGAAGAGTATGCTCATCGCCTGGTCCGGGACTTACGAT GTCCCGGAAGTGGTCCTCCGCACGGTGCGCATCTCCATCACGTGTCAGAGCTGCCCCGACCCCGTGACGTGCGACTTCGCCTGCGAGGACGACGTCCGGGTGAAG GTGGGCGTGCTCGTGTGGGGCGTACAAAATGGCGTCGAACACGTCGCGTCCGTGGTCGAGAGGATTCATCGCTTCTCATCACAGAACAG GGTGCTGAACGTAGATGGCGCTTTGGATTTCGACGAATTGAACACGCCCCTCTACACGCCGGCCGCGGCCGCCTCGCCTCTTAACAAACCATCGGG GCGGTGTTTGAAATGCACGGAAAATTGTGACGCCCCGGAGCCCAAACATTTGTTGGGCCCGAATAGAGATCAACTGCGG ATCCAAGTGGTGATCGTGCCGCTGACCGACTTCTGTCACGTCTCTGCGCCGGATGGATGA
- the LOC125049831 gene encoding BTB/POZ domain-containing protein 17 isoform X2 → MSDLVLEVGGVDYSAHRLILCASSEVFQVMLMNREWNEWRESKIVLQETPTAASVFPHFLKYFYTGQIKISYNTVLPVLSLADKYNVKDLVSLCLEYMSQHIALAAKKGQVINWMQYTMACGHTNVAKACQNFVKWNMEWVWGHADLSELEDETLLLLLQQSDLVLHNECSLYRFTVDWLHRQKQRFSHSEENACEWKQHWETLVTTVFSHIRFPMMCPSQLAKLLLCSLTQEYKEFFMEQMAIAMSYQSGQNERVAEIQESDHGRMLFTPRLYTEDIWGSILGVDNFHSLPCYHTRTFIFSTRPSVVDVAPERLSEWTVDLYPKGVWFKKSMLIAWSGTYDVPEVVLRTVRISITCQSCPDPVTCDFACEDDVRVKVGVLVWGVQNGVEHVASVVERIHRFSSQNRVLNVDGALDFDELNTPLYTPAAAASPLNKPSGRCLKCTENCDAPEPKHLLGPNRDQLRIQVVIVPLTDFCHVSAPDG, encoded by the exons ATGAGTGATTTAGTACTTGAAGTGGGAGGTGTTGATTATTCAGCTCATAGGCTGATATTGTGTGCTAGTAGTGAAGTCTTTCAG gTAATGTTAATGAACAGAGAATGGAATGAGTGGCGTGAAAGCAAGATAGTATTGCAGGAGACACCCACAGCTGCATCAGTCTTCCCACACTTTctcaa gTATTTCTATACAggacaaataaaaatttcttacAACACAGTATTACCTGTTCTGTCTTTGGCAGACAAATATAATGTTAAG GACTTAGTGTCACTATGTTTGGAGTACATGTCCCAACACATAGCATTGGCTGCCAAGAAGGGACAAGTGATCAATTGGATGCAGTACACTATGGCGTGCGGACATACCAATGTTGCTAAG GCATGTCAAAATTTTGTGAAATGGAACATGGAATGGGTGTGGGGTCATGCAGATCTTTCAGAGCTGGAGGATGAAACCTTGCTGCTTCTACTACAGCAGAGTGATCTAGTTTTGCATAATGAATGCAGTTTGTATCG GTTTACAGTGGACTGGCTGCACCGGCAGAAACAAAGATTTAGTCACTCGGAGGAAAATGCCTGTGAATGGAAACAGCATTGGGAGACACTAGTTACCACCGTCTTTTCACACATTAG GTTCCCAATGATGTGTCCGTCTCAGCTGGCCAAGCTGCTGCTGTGCAGCTTGACGCAGGAGTACAAGGAGTTCTTCATGGAGCAGATGGCCATCGCCATGAGCTACCAGTCAG GTCAAAACGAGCGAGTCGCCGAGATTCAAGAGAGCGATCACGGCCGTATGTTGTTCACTCCTCGGCTTTACACGGAAGATATTTGGGGTTCGATTCTCGGCGTGGACAATTTTCATTCGCTGCCCTGCTATCACACGCGCACGTTCATATTCTCGACGCGGCCCAGCGTG GTGGACGTGGCACCCGAGCGCCTGAGCGAGTGGACGGTGGATCTGTACCCGAAGGGGGTCTGGTTCAAGAAGAGTATGCTCATCGCCTGGTCCGGGACTTACGAT GTCCCGGAAGTGGTCCTCCGCACGGTGCGCATCTCCATCACGTGTCAGAGCTGCCCCGACCCCGTGACGTGCGACTTCGCCTGCGAGGACGACGTCCGGGTGAAG GTGGGCGTGCTCGTGTGGGGCGTACAAAATGGCGTCGAACACGTCGCGTCCGTGGTCGAGAGGATTCATCGCTTCTCATCACAGAACAG GGTGCTGAACGTAGATGGCGCTTTGGATTTCGACGAATTGAACACGCCCCTCTACACGCCGGCCGCGGCCGCCTCGCCTCTTAACAAACCATCGGG GCGGTGTTTGAAATGCACGGAAAATTGTGACGCCCCGGAGCCCAAACATTTGTTGGGCCCGAATAGAGATCAACTGCGG ATCCAAGTGGTGATCGTGCCGCTGACCGACTTCTGTCACGTCTCTGCGCCGGATGGATGA
- the LOC125049831 gene encoding BTB/POZ domain-containing protein 17 isoform X3, which translates to MGSIRIKVMLMNREWNEWRESKIVLQETPTAASVFPHFLKYFYTGQIKISYNTVLPVLSLADKYNVKDLVSLCLEYMSQHIALAAKKGQVINWMQYTMACGHTNVAKACQNFVKWNMEWVWGHADLSELEDETLLLLLQQSDLVLHNECSLYRFTVDWLHRQKQRFSHSEENACEWKQHWETLVTTVFSHIRFPMMCPSQLAKLLLCSLTQEYKEFFMEQMAIAMSYQSGQNERVAEIQESDHGRMLFTPRLYTEDIWGSILGVDNFHSLPCYHTRTFIFSTRPSVVDVAPERLSEWTVDLYPKGVWFKKSMLIAWSGTYDVPEVVLRTVRISITCQSCPDPVTCDFACEDDVRVKVGVLVWGVQNGVEHVASVVERIHRFSSQNRVLNVDGALDFDELNTPLYTPAAAASPLNKPSGRCLKCTENCDAPEPKHLLGPNRDQLRIQVVIVPLTDFCHVSAPDG; encoded by the exons atGGGATCAATTAGGATTAAG gTAATGTTAATGAACAGAGAATGGAATGAGTGGCGTGAAAGCAAGATAGTATTGCAGGAGACACCCACAGCTGCATCAGTCTTCCCACACTTTctcaa gTATTTCTATACAggacaaataaaaatttcttacAACACAGTATTACCTGTTCTGTCTTTGGCAGACAAATATAATGTTAAG GACTTAGTGTCACTATGTTTGGAGTACATGTCCCAACACATAGCATTGGCTGCCAAGAAGGGACAAGTGATCAATTGGATGCAGTACACTATGGCGTGCGGACATACCAATGTTGCTAAG GCATGTCAAAATTTTGTGAAATGGAACATGGAATGGGTGTGGGGTCATGCAGATCTTTCAGAGCTGGAGGATGAAACCTTGCTGCTTCTACTACAGCAGAGTGATCTAGTTTTGCATAATGAATGCAGTTTGTATCG GTTTACAGTGGACTGGCTGCACCGGCAGAAACAAAGATTTAGTCACTCGGAGGAAAATGCCTGTGAATGGAAACAGCATTGGGAGACACTAGTTACCACCGTCTTTTCACACATTAG GTTCCCAATGATGTGTCCGTCTCAGCTGGCCAAGCTGCTGCTGTGCAGCTTGACGCAGGAGTACAAGGAGTTCTTCATGGAGCAGATGGCCATCGCCATGAGCTACCAGTCAG GTCAAAACGAGCGAGTCGCCGAGATTCAAGAGAGCGATCACGGCCGTATGTTGTTCACTCCTCGGCTTTACACGGAAGATATTTGGGGTTCGATTCTCGGCGTGGACAATTTTCATTCGCTGCCCTGCTATCACACGCGCACGTTCATATTCTCGACGCGGCCCAGCGTG GTGGACGTGGCACCCGAGCGCCTGAGCGAGTGGACGGTGGATCTGTACCCGAAGGGGGTCTGGTTCAAGAAGAGTATGCTCATCGCCTGGTCCGGGACTTACGAT GTCCCGGAAGTGGTCCTCCGCACGGTGCGCATCTCCATCACGTGTCAGAGCTGCCCCGACCCCGTGACGTGCGACTTCGCCTGCGAGGACGACGTCCGGGTGAAG GTGGGCGTGCTCGTGTGGGGCGTACAAAATGGCGTCGAACACGTCGCGTCCGTGGTCGAGAGGATTCATCGCTTCTCATCACAGAACAG GGTGCTGAACGTAGATGGCGCTTTGGATTTCGACGAATTGAACACGCCCCTCTACACGCCGGCCGCGGCCGCCTCGCCTCTTAACAAACCATCGGG GCGGTGTTTGAAATGCACGGAAAATTGTGACGCCCCGGAGCCCAAACATTTGTTGGGCCCGAATAGAGATCAACTGCGG ATCCAAGTGGTGATCGTGCCGCTGACCGACTTCTGTCACGTCTCTGCGCCGGATGGATGA